In Pecten maximus unplaced genomic scaffold, xPecMax1.1, whole genome shotgun sequence, the genomic stretch ttgatattgtactactgaaaaatataaacaaatacgATATAGCCTGAagatcaaggggagataactccatgCTATCTACCCACCCCCTTATTTCTCGCCTTAATCTAAAAAAAACCTAGGACAAGagcaattatttatataattgagtcaaaacacacacacaggacagtGGGCCGGGCTAGGGACAACAGAACTACCAAAATAACCACCAAAaatcgaaccggggtagtgacaacagaacaaccaatcACATCACCGAACACCGAACCGGGCTAGGGACAAGAGTAcaattaacagctaaggtcatttaaggacggcctcccgtgtatgcgtgtgatgagtgcgtatgtgtgttttgggaggctgcggtatgtttgtgtttagtctccttgtgataggccggatctattgccgatttagagtgctacctcactgaagcatactgccgaagacacccagcagcacaccccacccggtctcATTATacctgacaacgggcgaaccagtcgtcccactcctaatttgctgagtgctaagcaggagcagcaactaccatttttaaagaccctggtatgtctcggctaggggacagaacccaaagccttcctcacaggggcgaacgctcaactaaaggccaaaagtaagGCAGTGGCAAGGGAGACgctaggaagaagaaagttgttaaggacgaagagaaaagataagatcccaaatgaAAAATAGGCCATATACACAAACCTACAACATAATGATAGGTGTGGCATTTGCCTATAATATACtaaatgttataatttataaatcGATTAAATGCTGTCCCAAATCTATCTCACATGGAGTCTTGATATAACCAGCTAGACTatacattaatattgatatacaaaatacaaaattaaactaAGTTCCATTACAACAGGAATGTATAAGTAAGTACCATATTAACTCTATGACtatctaacatatacatgtagtatacttgaaaactaaatttaaattgataaacaaatatcaattcAATAACACTCAACATATACAATTTATACAATGGCAATACATTATCAATTTCGAAAAAATATAATTACTGTCCATTCGCTAATGCGATAACACCGCTTCACACGCGACGTGCCACTATTAAACATTTTCACTTTATACACAAAGCACATAATCCACATGAATATAATATTAAGAAGGAAAGTTAATGTCCACCCGTATGCATAAAGCTTAGTGATTCCTGTTACACATATACCCGTGATTATCATTTGTTGTGTGCTAAACAATGCGTGCAAGTTAGACGGAATTCTCGTCGTCTGCGATTTGGTCTGTAAAGTAGCTTAGGCTCTTACAAGGTGTACGTATCCTTAGTCGCGATGTTAGCCGTACTCTGGGGAGTTCAGCCTAGGATTTTCGGAGGGATATCGTGTCTAGTTTGACATGTGTCTGCTTCGGGTTGTTATTGCGGTATCTTTAGAGATGGGCCGTGCTCAGCATGTATCGAGTGCTGTTATTGGTCGAGGCACTGGCGGCGGAGCCAGTCGCTGGGTCTCATAATTAGGTTCACTGGGATCACAAGGTCACGGGTATAAAAGTCGAGCACGTGTGTGAAATTGTGCCGTTGTGTCCcaggctcggttataaccggaacaaggacgtaaAGCCACATCAATCAATCAAGAAATTGGGCCTTTCTGCCGGAGAATTGGTGAGTTGCAGTCGGTTTCCGCATCATTTCTGACGCTTTGAAAACAGCGACTCAGAATAATGGAGCTAGTTTAGACACTTATGCTTTGAAAACAGAGCAGACTAATGTACGCTGTTAGGCTCTTTTAGAACATGACACGCTCGGAAAACTGAGCGAGCTTTcggtatgtttacattatttacgTAGGTTTACTTCAGCTACGCTCTCAAAACAGTGGTGGGTTGGACTTTAAAACACGTCAGCTTTGGGCTGGAGTTAATTAAGGAGTCGGGGATGTGATATTATTACTGTTTGTCTCCACAGTTATGTAGGTTCTGTAATGTTTGacatgggttttttttggaaCTAGGCCTAAAGGGGAAATTCGTAAAGTTGGCATAGGGGAGCAAGTAAATGGGCCTGCTATCCGACCGGCCTCTATCTATTTCTGGATTATTGCCTTAATTATGTCTGGATATAATACAGCCCTACGGAGATTTTTTGCTGTAGTAGGTAAGCGAGGCCCTTTATATTTCAGAGGAAAACCATACCGAAAACCATGTATTAATTCTTCTGCTActggttttttcttttttttggggggggggggggggggggggggggggggggggggatatgtAGATAAAAGATGTGACAGCAGTTCTAATTTGATTGGGGAGTAGCCTAATGAGTGTATTGACCTATTTCTTGCTGCACTTTGATCTTCGGATTTTGCTCTGTCTTCGACAGCAGCCACTGGTGTCATGTGCTTTCCTACTGTGGTTTTACTATCTTCTTCACTAGAAATGTGAGCATTAACAGGTATCATGTATGTTTTTTTGACGTACATTCCTGCTATGCCCCCACCAGTCTGGCGTCCTCTATATCGCGTAGGATGAAATTTGCCGTCTAACAGGTTCTTATAAAATGATTTCCATACTCCAGGGTCCGACACATAACGAGAACCCAATATTTTTATCTAATGAAACGGTAGTCTCTTCGGGAGTAATTTTACTGTCGCCTTCATTGTTACTGTCCCTTATATACACGTGTAGGTCATTAAATTGTCCGATTCGTAAAGGGACATCATACGGTGTGTTAAAAATAGTATTTCCGTCCTGTTCGTGATATACCCTTCTAAGAAGAGGTATATCTTCACCTCCAACACAAGAGTCGTCGCACAGATCCGAACACACGTATAGCTCTGTAGGATTCATGATTCGACTTCCGTTCACCGTAATTTCGGTCAGAGATACTACCCAGTACCCTAGGAGACACAAAGGTCTGGTTAGAGTTACCCTGAAATCGTGGGGGGCGTTGTTACTGTGAATGTTAGTACTGTCCGAAGACCTTAGAACCAATCTCACCGTCATCCTCTTGATAAGTGAAGGAACTCAATTTGAACCCATCTTATTTATACATCTTGCAGGTGTTTCTTCGGAATCCACGAATTGTATGTGTTAGGCCAGTGCAGCCAAGACACAAAAACCTCCGTTTCACCGTTTCGTTTCCGCTCTTTTATAACTTTGTCGATTTTCCAAGTGGTATTTTCGTCTACGTTAACTCTTTGCAATTCCTGACTGTAAAATGTGCCCGATATATGTTCTCCATCGAAGTCTTCCAATCTGTACAAAGGCAAACCTTGTCTCTTAAAGCGACCTCTGATGACAAAAACTTCTCCTGTCCACTTTTGATCATATTCCCTCTGAAATGGATGTTTCAAGTGCGTTATTCTAACGCGATCGCCCACTTTGTACTTATAAAAAGGTTTTTCGcgtttcttttttgttttgctttctTTCTTGTGTTCCTTGGGTTTCCACTTTTGTTTGGTTCTAACCAGATAGGCTTTTAAGCGCACTTCCTCCTCATTGCTTTTGTTGACGTCAGAAGGTGCAATGTTGCCCAATGGTCTGGAAGGGGTGTCGTTTATACTCTGTGTGAGTGAATCTAACTGAGACAGGTATTCGTAACTCTGGTTCTGCATGAACATTCTGTACATCCGGTTTTTAATGTTTTGGATGGATCTTTCACCGAAGTTACtctttgtttcattttgtataaatatcaatttcactCCCACATCCAGAGGTGCCAACAATGATTAATTTAAAAGAGGAAGGTTTTCGAGCGGAGcgagaaatttttttttgtcaggGGGGCCGacgggtttgtttgtttgtttgtttatgttttacggcccatcgacaactagggtcatttagggccaaacaatattctaacatgttttatttttaaagttaaaatcggataaaatttgtcatttttaaaagcatccgtatcgtgtatttacatcattatgataaaaggtggttaaaaatggtgatatatatatatgtacgaatagattatgtgaaataatatgtacgagtagattatgtgaactttgttatcaatagaacgtcaaagacagtaacgtaaaagacatcaaagtctataaaatagatcgatttctttcaagtagctaaatattgttttcgaatccacggaactgaaaagggttttcatatccgggactcgaaagtatttatcacgaatatgcttaaaatcggaacattctattaaaaaatgctgcactgtgaattgaacatcacatgcataacacaccggtggatcctctcgtttcaaaaggaacgaatgagtagtatatgtgtgcccggtacggagccgagagaggactatttcctctctacgatccttccggcttggttttgatgttttaagttttggttgtactttaaaaagtttgttgctcgtctcgagagaccagcgttgctgccatttactctgaatggcagaactaattagaggtttgaaatctgtatatggtattttaatatttgtttgttgcagatttagagcaagttttgcttggcggtcaacaagttcgttgcctttaattccgacatggctcggaatccaaagtaatgttattttgcatttttttaagatacgagatattcgtaaaacaaggttttgtatgagtatgttctttggatctcgtgattgtaaattctgaaggacggatagagagtcggaacaaatgattgcttttctgatgcgttgttcttcgatatggtcgagggccaaatcgatggcacatgcttccgcagagaagatagaggcaccatctggtaagcggattgaagagcaatggtgatcggaatagcatgctgcggagacctttactccatcttttgagccatcagtgtagatctgaacatgatcaggaaaatctgcaatgcactcccgaaaAGAAGATTTGTGCTCTTCGGGTAATACGCTCGACTTTGCCCTCtcatgtagagtaaggttaatatcaggtgatTCGACAAGCCACGGTGGTACATCAGTTACGGTGtactcgcctatgttgtctaaactTATGTCAAGTTCCTGAAGAAAGttagaaattctaatgccaaatgttggtaggagtttttggttttgagtaaatatgttttggtattgcggattgacaacaaggtcaaaagctggatttttcgggttggatttcaattgggcggcatattgaagagaaagctttttccttctgtcatttaaggatggttcatttgcctctacataaaggctctgcacaggTGTTGT encodes the following:
- the LOC117321454 gene encoding uncharacterized protein LOC117321454, giving the protein MYRMFMQNQSYEYLSQLDSLTQSINDTPSRPLGNIAPSDVNKSNEEEVRLKAYLVRTKQKWKPKEHKKESKTKKKREKPFYKYKVGDRVRITHLKHPFQREYDQKWTGEVFVIRGRFKRQGLPLYRLEDFDGEHISGTFYSQELQRVNVDENTTWKIDKVIKERKRNGETEVFVSWLHWPNTYNSWIPKKHLQDV